A DNA window from Piliocolobus tephrosceles isolate RC106 chromosome 9, ASM277652v3, whole genome shotgun sequence contains the following coding sequences:
- the LOC113219683 gene encoding protein FAM25A-like, producing MLGGLGKLATTGLAYRTEKATKGVIHAVEEVVKEVVGHAKETGEKAIAEAVKKVQESGDKKMKEVTETVTNTVTNAITHAAESLGKLGQ from the exons ATGCTGGGAGGCCTGGGGAAGCTGGCCACCACGGGCCTGGCCTACCGCACCGAGAAGGCCACCAAGGGAGTCA TTCATGCCGTGGAGGAAGTGGTGAAGGAGGTGGTGGGACATGCCAAGGAGACTGGCGAGAAAG CCATTGCCGAAGCCGTAAAGAAAGTCCAAGAGTCAGGGGACAAAAAGATGAAGGAAGTCACTGAGACAGTGACCAACACAGTCACAAATGCCATCACCCATGCAGCAGAGAGTCTGGGCAAACTTGGACAGTGA